The proteins below come from a single Paramormyrops kingsleyae isolate MSU_618 chromosome 25, PKINGS_0.4, whole genome shotgun sequence genomic window:
- the LOC111853615 gene encoding sorting nexin-25-like isoform X2, giving the protein MAGTLFSTSVRALPGKASGGVPQRGQGPPGRQEEPPRPFPLHPCLRSPNDELRFMRSCVHLLLLCLGPAHHTCSLRAALADILTTKVLCPLVEQLSDPDYINRTLLTQLEQREQLSERHRKAYTYAPSYEDFIKLIGSSSDIQFLKQLRYQIVVEIVQATTISSLPQLKKQRDSRGKETAAMKADLLRARNVKRYINQLTVAKRCCEARIRLLGGPDYELHEDGLTDELDGMRGQKILQFEEIMSSPMYRQQFHIYMERMDKRALISFWEQVEMLKTVSKSEVPQQVGDIYQKYFVESKEIPVEKALYKELQQTLVGNRGTGVIHRIQGDVYESLRERYYPSFLVSDLCERLLQPQEQHDSTQSSFEDNDEMVCDTGEELLDGLSEQVSYATSKLQQLHSKLEYKMQALGSIQNSPKPDKKIVCQLMEEIAAMEKVQSELQQHVSRTDWWCENLGRWRAIISSGELVEENGDQVPCFSLTVSLMEADEADGNHWVVSRKLNDFQILHRKLTECFPSLKKVQLPSLSKLPFKSIDLKFLEKSKGQLNAFLEKMLADERLCQSELLYAFLSPSPEHLKVIDIQNKTTFSLASFLERLPGDLFSHQETNTWQDETDDDNDFGCGDEVAEPCFMLIGEIFELRGMFKWVRKTLIALVQVTFGRTINKQIRDTASWMFSEQMLTCYINLFRDAFWPDGKLAEPEASRSDQERQETKERARQKLLDNIPEALQNLVGQQNARHGIIKIFNALQEANANKHLLYVLLQIVLRELCPELGTEADQV; this is encoded by the exons GCAGGAGGAGCCTCCACGGCCTTTCCCGCTGCACCCGTGTCTGCGCAGCCCCAATGATGAGCTGCGGTTCATGCGCTCCTGCGTCCACCTACTGCTGCTCTGCCTCGGGCCTGCGCACCACACCTGCAGCCTGCGCGCGGCGCTGGCCGACATCCTCACCACCAAAG TgctgtgccccctggtggagcaACTTAGTGACCCTGACTACATCAACCGCACCCTGCTGACCCAGCTGGAACAGCGCGAGCAGCTGAGCGAGCGACACAGGAAGGCCTACACCTACGCCCCGTCCTACGAGGACTTCATCAAGCTCATTGGCAGCAGCTCTGACATTCAATTCCTTAAGCAGCTGAG GTACCAAATCGTCGTGGAGATCGTCCAGGCGACGACGATCAGCAGCCTGCCTCAGCTGAAGAAACAGAGAG ACAGCAGAGGGAAGGAGACGGCGGCCATGAAGGCAGACCTGCTGAGGGCACGCAACGTGAAACGCTACATCAACCAGCTGACGGTGGCTAAGCGGTGCTGCGAGGCACGGATCCGGCTGCTGGGTGGCCCCGACTACGAGCTGCATGAGGATGGGCTCACCGACGAGCTCGACGGGATGCGGGGCCAGAAG ATCCTCCAGTTTGAGGAGATCATGTCTAGCCCCATGTACCGGCAGCAATTTCACATCTACATGGAAAGGATGGACAAGCGGGCTCTCATCAGCTTCTGGGAGCAAGTGGAGATGCTGAAGACTGTCAGCAAG AGCGAAGTCCCACAGCAGGTGGGAGACATCTACCAGAAGTACTTTGTGGAAAGCAAGGAGATCCCAGTGGAGAAGGCTCTGTACAAAGAGCTGCAGCAGACGCTGGTGGGGAACCGGGGAACTGGCGTGATCCACAGGATCCAAGGGGACGTGTATGAGAGCCTGAGGGAGCGATATTACCCGTCCTTCCTGGTCAGCGACCTGTGTGAGAGGCTCCTGCAGCCCCAAGAGCAGCATGACAGCACGCAGTCCAGTTTTGAAGACAACGATGAAATG GTCTGTGACACTGGAGAGGAGCTGCTGGATGGTCTCAGTGAGCAAGTTAGCTATGCCACCAGTAAGCTGCAGCAGCTCCACAGCAAGCTGGAGTACAAGATGCAGGCCCTGGGCTCCATCCAGAACTCTCCCAAGCCAGACAAAAAG ATTGTGTGCCAGTTGATGGAGGAGATTGCGGCCATGGAGAAGGTGCAGAGTGAGCTACAGCAGCATGTCTCTCGCACTGACTGGTGGTGTGAGAACCTGGGCAGGTGGAGGGCAATCATCAGCAGTGGGGAA TTGGTGGAAGAGAATGGAGATCAAGTTCCGTGCTTCTCTCTGACTGTCAGCCTGATGGAGGCCGATGAGGCTGACGGGAACCACTGGGTTGTGTCACGGAAGCTGAATGACTTCCAGATCCTGCACCGGAAGCTGACAGAG TGTTTTCCATCACTGAAAAAAGTTCAACTGCCCTCCCTCAGCAAGCTGCCATTTAAGTCCATAGACCTAAAATTCCTGGAGAAATCCAAAGGCCAGCTCAATGCCTTCCTAGAG AAAATGCTGGCAGACGAGCGGCTCTGCCAGAGCGAGCTTCTCTACGCCTTCCTCAGCCCGTCCCCTGAGCACCTCAAGGTCATCGACATCCAAAACAAGACGACCTTCTCCTTGGCCTCCTTCCTGGAGAGGCTGCCAGGAGACCTCTTCTCCCACCAGGAG ACTAACACGTGGCAGGACGAGACAGATGACGATAACGACTTTGGCTGTGGGGATGAGGTGGCTGAGCCATGCTTCATGCTGATTGGAGAGATCTTTGAACTCAGGGGCA TGTTCAAGTGGGTGAGGAAGACGCTAATTGCACTAGTTCAAGTCACCTTTGGACGAACTATTAACAA GCAGATACGCGACACGGCCAGCTGGATGTTCAGCGAGCAGATGCTCACGTGCTACATCAACTTGTTCCGTGATGCCTTCTGGCCCGACGGGAAGCTGGCAGAGCCCGAAGCAAGCCGATCAGACCAGGAGCGCCAGGAGACCAAGGAGCGGGCGCGACAGAAGCTTCTGGACAACATCCCAG AAGCCCTGCAGAATCTCGTGGGGCAGCAGAACGCCCGGCACGGCATCATCAAGATCTTCAATGCCCTCCAGGAGGCAAATGCTAACAAGCACCTTCTCTAC GTACTCCTGCAGATCGTGCTCAGGGAGCTGTGTCCTGAGCTGGGCACAGAAGCAGACCAAGTCTGA
- the ankrd37 gene encoding ankyrin repeat domain-containing protein 37: MFLLDADSQMDCLGMLVAAGSAVNSTGDESGQSPAHLAACGGHALCLLWLLHTGADANQQDAFGETPVHKAARAGSVECITVLVASEAKLGICNLEGKTAEDLAWEAGWEKCGRLLETVRVSRQVGGPKGDGDGGCRVSTGLKRAGESLRGQYGKRARDW; encoded by the exons ATGTTTTTACTCGATGCAGACTCACAG ATGGACTGCCTGGGGATGCTGGTCGCGGCCGGAAGCGCCGTCAACTCCACCGGGGATGAGTCGGGGCAGTCCCCCGCTCACCTGGCCGCCTGCGGGGGTCATGCTCTCTGCCTGCTCTGGCTGCTACATACGGGGGCCGACGCCAACCAGCAG GATGCGTTCGGTGAGACACCTGTCCACAAAGCAGCCCGGGCGGGCAGTGTGGAGTGCATCACGGTGCTGGTCGCCAGTGAGGCGAAGCTCGG GATCTGCAACCTCGAAGGGAAGACTGCAGAGGACCTGGCGTGGGAGGCGGGCTGGGAGAAGTGCGGGCGACTCCTGGAGACTGTAAGGGTCAGCCGTCAGGTTGGCGGCCCCAAAGGGGATGGAGACGGTGGCTGCAGGGTGTCGACTGGACTGAAAAGGGCAGGAGAGAGCCTTAGGGGGCAGTATGGGAAGAGGGCACGGGACTGGTGA
- the ufsp2 gene encoding ufm1-specific protease 2 — protein MVASDRSAIILRARGSLELRCLLDGTDGSHVQKAVSRAFERVRARVTSQALVFRVRDSPMFIWPNKGCQVTEGIAETTACKDLQQRLRSGEPDGGKRSSKKKDKRNGDTSVINIDLLMELTEPGREAGPTLTRREVRHHLAQMALPVDCVVTAGMDDGIGDAFSRLVGALCSQLTDMESAVLRHISGTSLLVPQPFHFHLPEPTGLVTLVYPTGVPDAQLESFRKEMHVRFALPEDRPYLRRANAYHFPGEPFKDGYLRNPHLALSHPALEDAKPFLVQGVYSYHHYMQDRMDDSGWGCAYRSLQTICSWFQQQGYTERVVPSHKEIQQALVDVGDKPSSFVGSRQWIGSIEVQAVLDQLLGITSRILFVSQGSELVNQGRELASHFQREGTPIMIGGGVLAHTILGVLWSETTGDIRFLILDPHYTGGEDLQLVTDKGWCGWKGMDFWDQRAYYNLCLPQRPRAI, from the exons ATG GTCGCGTCAGACCGCAGCGCCATCATCCTCCGGGCGAGGGGGAGTCTGGAGCTCCGCTGTCTGCTGGATGGCACCGATG GGTCACACGTTCAGAAAGCCGTGTCCAGGGCGTTCGAGCGTGTCCGCGCCAGGGTCACATCCCAGGCATTGGTCTTCAGGGTCCGTGACAGTCCCATGTTCATCTGGCCGAACAAAGGATGCCAGGTGACCGAGGGGATCGCAGAAACCACAGCGTGCAAAGACCTCCAACAGCGCTTAAG GTCTGGGGAGCCTGATGGCGGCAAGAGGTCGTCaaaaaagaaagacaaaagAAATGGGGACACA AGCGTCATCAACATCGACCTGCTGATGGAGCTGACAGAACCGGGCCGGGAAGCCGGGCCCACACTGACCCGGAGAGAGGTGAGGCACCACCTGGCACAGATGGCGCTGCCCGTGGACTGCGTGGTGACGGCGGGCATGGACGATGGCATCGGCGA TGCGTTCTCCCGCCTGGTGGGGGCACTGTGCAGTCAGCTCACTGACATGGAGAGTGCTGTCCTGCGGCACATTAGTGGGACATCCCTGCTCGTCCCCCAGCCCTTCCACTTCCACCTCCCAGAACCCACGGGACTGGTCACCTTGGTGTACCCTACTGGGGTCCCTGACGCCCAGCTGGAGTCCTTCAGAAAG GAAATGCATGTCAGGTTCGCGCTGCCCGAGGACCGGCCCTACCTGCGACGGGCCAATGCCTACCATTTCCCGGGCGAACCCTTCAAAGACGGCTATTTAAGGAACCCGCACCTTGCCCTCAGTCACCCAGCCTTGGAGGACGCCAAG CCGTTCCTGGTGCAGGGTGTGTATAGCTACCATCACTACATGCAGGACCGCATGGATGACAGCGGCTGGGGCTGTGCCTACCGCTCGCTGCAGACCATCTGCTCGTGGTTCCAGCAGCAGGGGTACACGGAGAGGGTGGTCCCGTCACATAAGGAGATCCAGCAG GCACTGGTGGACGTCGGGGACAAACCCAGCTCCTTCGTGGGCTCGCGCCAGTGGATCGGCTCCATCGAGGTGCAGGCAGTCCTGGACCAGCTGCTGGGAATCACCTCCAGGATCCTCTTCGTGAG TCAGGGGTCAGAGCTGGTGAACCAGGGCAGGGAGCTGGCCAGTCACTTCCAGAGAGAAGGGACACCCATCATGATCG GAGGGGGTGTCTTGGCTCACACCATCCTGGGAGTGTTGTGGAGTGAGACTACGGGGGATATCCGGTTCCTTATCCTGGACCCCCACTACACCGGTGGGGAGGACCTGCAGCTCGTCACTGACAAG GGCTGGTGTGGGTGGAAGGGGATGGACTTCTGGGACCAGCGGGCCTATTACAACCTCTGCCTGCCCCAGAGACCAAGGGCCATCTGA